The genomic segment gttcttgagatataaactttttgtacttgtagcgccccctagtggccaatttttgtaaaacgcgtGGGTGACCTTCAGAGGGTCATggtaaacaagaatctaaagtttggcgttgatggcatttagagatatggcaaagttggtgttttcatagttagctacacaaatttgtttgtgcgtaatatttgcaatatttatcctatcaaaattctttttattaactttttgtccggcccatctggagatgctacctgccaaatttcgtgccgatcggtcgcacggtctaggaggagttcgaaaaagtaggtttttcataaatcgcgatttttcacgcataaaagttttagcggaaatgggcgtggcctatatcacgtgattcagttggatccagggaacgcgtggatgtatggtttttgaatgtacggtgtacggtgtgggagttatagggccaaacgcgttagagcgccatctagtggtggaagtgggtcaattgttgcgtctgaggtccttgcggagttctggaccattcctgaaaatgccaacccccccaccatgtacggtttaggctgtagtcggagttttaagcggagaagaataataaaaatcagtagaaaaacaatagggttctacagccctgctgtaagaacggcatagctttgctattgcccgttcttgcagactcgggcttggacccctaaaaaacaaaaaaaaagattggtcAGCTTCCTAATGAGAACAGGACTGATGAGGGAACTCTGACATACCGGACACTGTAGGAGTTAGCTAACTCCAGAAGGTGGTAGCATAGACAGTAAATAGAAAGGGTGGTAGTAGTGCACCATTAAGGATTTAAGCTGCCGGTAAaacccaaagaagaagaagaaggatcGCCATGGTAACGTACATTGCTGAACAACAACTCTGAAAGACGCGCGCAGTTTCACCATAGCCAGTATATTTCACCCATCTCTAGCACAAATGGACCTAGCTATACATCCATGATATGGACGGTCTCTGAAAGGTTGCGGCGACCTAGCTAGTTATGGTTCACTAGACGGTTAGCTAAAGGCTACTGTCagagcagctaacgttacttgttgGTTATCTAAAAGGCTATCACATCCGGACACGTTCCCATCACTATGGCCGCTTCAGTTGAAGAGGTATCTCTATCCGTTGTACGGGAATATCTAAGTCGAAAGGTAagttagctaacgctaggtGGTGAACGAGCTCAGTGCTGGACAGCAAACCGCTACCAgtgctagctagcgttagccccTGTCTAGCTAttgtaacgttagtttagctatgTGTTACACTAAAACCTGTGATTCGTCAGATTCTGTGCCACAAACGTCAGAGATTCAACTCCGAAACCAGTTTCCGCTGTCACAACCGACACAGTGCGTGACCCTGTTTAGAAGGATGATGGTATCATAGCTGCTACCATTACTATTTTTGAGACTCTCAAAACATGACTGTTAAACACTTGGATTGTAAACGATGTTAAATACTGTTGATGTGCAGGGACTCAGGAGAACGATTGCCTGTATGGATGAGGAGCATCCACGCACAGAGGCCAGTATCAACAACAGATCCCACTTGAGGCATATTCTCAACATGGAGGGTCTCTATAGAAATAATAAAGTAAGTCTTGCAGCTGGGGGTTGGCTGCTTTGCAAGTAATGTGTTACtacaatgtaatgttttttacaattacaatgtaaaaaaaaaagtctgttgcTGACTTCTCTGTCATTGCAGGCTCTGAACTCCCCCCTGAAAACATTACTGGAGATTATTGTAAAGCATCACATTGAGGGCCTCAAGAATGACGAGATCACCTGCAGTAAAAGTGATCCGCTGCAGTCTGCTCGAACTATGAGCTGGATTGCTAATTCTTCTGCAGTATCACCAACCGTGATgaatgacacacagacagaggataGCACAACAGCTTCTGTTATTAGCAAACATGTCAAATTGAGGTATTTCACAAGTGTCATTTCTGATTCAttatgttttgactttttgaaaaTTGATTTGAACATGTATGGAATTTATTTCTCTCACAGGTCTGATATAGGAGAAGTCTGCCCTTCTCAGCCTCTGTATGCGTCATTATTacctgagacagacagactgtccAGTCAAAATCTAACAGGTTTCTGGGCTTATGACTCAGAAGACCAAAAACGCCAGCCACTGATGGCTTCCCTCCAGGACAATGATAGCTTCATCAGAAGAGAACCAGAAAAAAAGACTTCCACCACTGATAGCACCCAAAGGAGCAGAACTAATAGAATTAGACGTGGCATGATGGCTGGACCGATAGCAAGCACATCTCAGGTACTGGACTACTgatgtagtttttaaaatctcaTTGATCCCATATTCATCATATTACTTATATTCATCATACTCTCTTTCATCACTGATGTTTTTCCATTaagaaatcaaacaaaaaaaggcagaaTCAAAGGCTAGAAGTGTcccagaaaaaagaagaaaacaggcATGCTGGGGATGGACTTTTAGTGGCTGACGTACATCAAAAAAGCTCAGAAAGCAGCCTAACTGAAATCACCTCAGTTGACTGCGTAGGAGTGCAACGGGAGTTGTGCATTGCACAAGAGAGAGTGCAGAGGGAAAACAGCTTTGAAAAAGTGCGACAAGACACACTGAAGACTACAAAGTAAATAGATTTAAGATGCCGTTGTACTGTTGAAATTATTTTACTATTACTAAGTTTTTGTTCATATGTTTATGTACATTATGTCTGTTTCTTAGAGTTAAGTCTTTGCCCAGGCCAAATGTGGCTGATTTGGATGTGTCTGAGATGGTTTTGGGTAGGTACCGTGTACTTCAGGGTtggggactacagatgaaaatgagCCTTTCTGGCACTTATTTctgtccctgtcaaataaagtaataaagtaaACTATAAAAGAGGCGGCATCCATTGTCTTTGcctttttgtaaatttgttgCCTTGTATTAGTCACATCTGATGGTATGTAAATCATTTTCCAGATGACATTGATGATGACGACGATCTGCGAGAACTCTCCAAAGTGTCCTTTCAAAGAACCGTCGCAGAGCACAGCTGTGCAGGCCGCCCGATGGACCAGCACACTGCCATGGTTGGTGATTTAGACcagtgtttctttagaaatgcGTTTGCctttgattttctgttttctgtttttgtttttcaacaggAATTGAAAGCGGTTCTTCTTGGTTCCAGCCTACATTGTTTCAGTGTTGAGTGGAGGAATCAGGGTTTCACATTCTCAGAAACACATGACCTGAGATACGGAATCGTGCAGAAAAAGGTTCTTTACTGTACCATCTTGCTAAAATTCAGTTATCCAGAAAACTGATTTACATATGATTAACTGATTTGTGGTATTATTATGcactctgtttttattttctaggGTGGACCTTGTGGAGTTCTGGCATCCATCCAAGCCTTTGTCCTAAAGAAACTGCTGTTTGAAAACTTTGAAAGTAGTGATACAGGCCTTCAGTACGTTATCCTTCAACTCAGAGCTTTGACTCATAATGTTAACCTCTGTGCCCTATTGTAATCACTTGGATGCTTTTCACAGCCAATAATTCACATCAAGGCATGCTTTGTAGCCACTGCATTGACCTCTGCATTTGGTATTAACTGTATTATTACCCCACACAACCTGGTTTTTACTCAAATGCTACTTTGTTTTTAGGAGGTTAAGACCTTCTAACACTACCAGGAGAATGTGTCTTGTTTTAGCGGCGGCTGAAATACTGTGGAGGGCTGGCGAGGGAAAACAAGCCACAATTGCAATGTAAGGTCATACTCTTATCCACTTAATACTCTACACCCAGAACGATACACAGGACCTCATTACTCATTATGTATTTAACTAGGTTGAATGCATGTGAATGCCTGGCTTAGATGTTAAGAGTCGGGGTGACCCATTGAGCTCAGAAACTGCTATAAATATTCTGTTTCAGGTGCAGCATTGATTTAGACAATCTTTGCACTTTTTGCCTTAACTctattttttaaaacagaaattCAGGACAAAATCAGTTCACCCCAACTGGACACTACAAATCTCGAGGAGTGCTTGAAAAGGTATGGAGATACCACACTCTTAAGTTGAACAAATGGAATTCAGTTGGATTTAGCAGCATAtcaaatacattaaatacacaTTCCTCAACAGTGTTTTAATGAGCTGTTGGGTTGAATTTGTGGAATATCTAAAATGTTATTGCAGGAGATTCACAGCCATTGGATTTGCAAAAActcattcacacatttgttgtttttatttggaaTTAATTGAATGATAGTGTAATAAAGAAAGTGTAGCTGTGTCATTACtatcaatttacaaaattaACTTTACAAAAAATCTGCACTGGAAGTTTTATAACCACCTTGTGTTTTAGATAACATGTTTTACTGTGGATAACATCAAGGACCTGCAGTTGCTTCTGGAGCGGCATATTGATCAGGCAGGAAACTCAATATTAACGTTTAATTTTGCCTGTCAAATGTACGAAAGATGCCAACCTTTTTGCTTTAATCTCATCTTCCACAGTTTGAGACTGGGGTGTTAGGATGCATACTGTTAACCATATCTGCTGTTCTCTCTCGATCCATTGACAAGTATGTTGTGCTTTTTTTAAGATCTAAGTGAACAAGATGTGAGTTATTAAAATCACTATTGGCTAGATCATGAAACATCAaccttgttgttgtttctcGTTATTCTTTCTTCAGAGTAAGAGAAGATATGGACGTGCCCACCACGACACTCATCGGAGCCCATGGCTACTGCACTCAGGTTTGACATGCTATATTGGTTCAGAGCACTTTGTTTGTGATTCAGAATCACAcattttaatgaataataaaaggTACAGGAATCGGTCTTGATGACATTGGTTTTGGGACATACATTTCTCTAAGTGCATGCCGGACTTAGATGTTGTACAACAAAGGGATCTCAGTGTAAGACACAAAACCAGACAGTAAGCAATACTACTTACTGTTACTGCTGTatacacaaaatatattctGGTTACTAAGAGTGCTTTTTTGTATTGTGTTCACCAGGAGCTGGTCAACCTGTTGCTCTGCGGCAGAGCAGTTTCTAATGTCTTTGACAATGACATGGAGCTGGACTCAGGCAATAGCAACATGACTCTACTCAAGGGAGTCAAAGGCCACTGTGACGTTGGCCTGCTGTCCTTGTTTGAACACTATAACATCTGTAAGGTGAGTGAAATTAGTGGCTGAGTCTCTGACCActccaccccaccccacccaccCCACTGACAGACCAGATACTCGTCCGATTCATGTGAAAACACAAGACCTTAGGGGGcattctttactgtaattatGGGCACATCTGTGCTGCTGATGGCACAGATGTGCCCATAATTACAGCAAAGAATGTTCTTAAGACTATTATGGGATTTATATGCTAGTTAACAACACATACTGCCTGAAAATGTTTACTCAAAGTGCTTCAATTACACAAAAAAAGGTTAACTGAAGAACATGGAAAGTAACAGGCTCTAATTATCAAGCTGTAGCATGGTAATAAATTCAATTCGCCAGGTGAAGTGAAATGTAAAACTTGCACTAACTCATAGAAAACAGATACTGGGCGGCATCTACCAGAACCTGAAGTACAGTAGAGAGGAAGTAGAGCTATGAACCTTCATGATAGACCAAAAACAAattcaaagtcttcactacatattggggctgcacaatatgaggaaaatatgcaatatgcgataacgttgttgaatatcacgataaaaatattacttaatattactgtgataaataaacagatattaaagtgtgctcagttctgcatttatgctgctttcagtattctgctaaaataaaacaaattgctttttgaatttaaaacaaatgatggaaatcatttccaacattctccAACATTGAACTGCATATGAAAGGcatcactaaaaaaagaatgacagttatattttaaagtgcagttttctactggtATTTTCATTGCGAGTGTCTTTagcgatatgttgcagcctttcatgatgtgtttattgcgccagttgatatcgcaaagacgataaaaaaaaaaaacagtcctactacatatattatgagtctggacagacatggatgtaaattGCAACTTGACTGTTTGACGGAAGCATACAACCGCAAGGCGGTAATGCTAGTTTAACACTTTTTGATATGTTAATAATAAAGTTGATGATGGCTAAATTccattttgctgcttcaggtaTCGGGCCCTGGTATTTAATAGATTAATTTGCTCTGTTGTGTTCTACTTTCTTCTATCTAAGGTAGGGGCTTACTTGAAGACTCCATGTTACCCCATTTGGGTGGTCTGCAGTGAAAGCCACTTCAGCGTGTTGTTTGGCCTGCAGCAAGAGctattgaccaatcagaacaaAGGCCTGGAGTTTGACCTCTACTATTACGATGGACTCGCCAATCAACAGGAAGAGATCCGCCTCACTGTCTGTATGTAACATCACTTGTTCTCAGTGCACATGTCCTTTCTTTTTTGGTTATGTTTCTTATCATCCCCTCTGTGCATTAGGGTATAATTTTGTTATTATGATGTGATCTTGTTTTCCTGGCAATCTCAATGACCAGGGTCCTTCTtgtgttaaaggtccaatatgtaatatatttactgtaataaatccaaaaatgaccccaatgcatcatcagatattaagtAAATacgctaagttgaaatactatcttttctgacaacaatgctaatgccagtattttctctttttgaaatttccgttccgtgacggaatttctgtttgtgttttggcctgtgttgttatcaactgcccagtttgatagccaggccgggttgccagatatacctgtaaaaacataaacccagcgcgctacagctgtaacgttagtacagccatgaaagcagcaaagaaatgggatcaacggagatagattctaccagACCTAAAAAACcctggcatgtttctaacagttgcgtgaccagagacgttacaaaccccaggtaaatattggagatgtatttgaaagatggagacagcttagagcccaaaggGACGCCGAGTtgactaatttcctcctgaacaggtagctaagcattagcttcaggctaatttatcacggctacaagggacgggcattttatgtcatttcaacattcatgtacttacattgaattatatagctagagtgcctgagttggttactcgcaaaaacaaattgagacacagccagtaaagtgatcctaactggtcctggctaacaccgccatgctaaccctgctaacgttaccggaggaccaggcaagcgggcactgctgtttacatgtagtagagctgtaatcgggccttaaaagttcagcccgacaaggcccgagcccgacagaattcggccTGAACCCgacaattacattttgattgacagctttttaaaaaccctaacccgtttacagcccgacattattcaaatgtgcgcacgcacacagcccttttgccttttgtcaagaatgagtcatttctcATTATGCACATGGTCAAAAGTTTTCCACACCTCAGACTTTGCTTTTTTTGCCGGTGCAACCAAAATGTAATCGCCAGAGGCTCAGGCCAGcctctgtttcacctcctcagcatccattttcacgAAActcatcacctgaccgctcatttaccgcgcagcCCTGTCAGGTCCCGttgggttcgggcaaagatcttcagctctaccgtgtagcctgttcagcggccgtaaccgacaacggtgagttattttaagccaagagagggaggCTGTAAATTGGAAGAGAGGaccttgagtttgcagtgtgtttagcgattgttgccgtaattctaagccaataaagtgtgttcagtcgggtggagaggacggcaaggtaatgttatttttagcagttcctactgtaattctaagcctaggaagtgtgtctgtccgtcgagTGGAGAGGACGgtgaggttgttgtgtttttagcggttcctactgtaattttaagccgaaaaagtgtgtctgtcagttgggtaaaGAGCTCCGCGTAAGCACGAGCATCTATAAGATTGgataggttaggttaggttaggttaggttacttTATTGGTACCCGTAGATAAACTAGTTTTACAGTCTAAGAGGCAGGACATCCTTCAAACTTTGTAGACCACaacataacatgcaacacacaaaacattaaaacatataaaaacaggTAGTAAAACATAGATAAAAAGGAATAGAAAATAGTACATGACCAAAGTGCTTGTGCGTTTTGTGCAAAacgttttgtgtttgtttaacagAGTGATTGCCGCTGgtacaaaactgtttttaaatcttgtagTTCTGTAACCAGGAACTTTTAGCCTCCGTCCAGAGGGGAGATATTGGAATTCCCTATTCAGAGGATGTAGGCTATCTTCTTTGATAGCCATAGCTATCCGCTGTAGTTGTTTAGCATACAGGGATGTGGGGTGCAGCTGGGACTCCCCAGTCAGCTTACTTGACCATTTTACAATTTGGTTTAAGCGATTCTTGTGCTTGACTGAAACGCACCCAAACATGCCACTAGGGAGAAAGATATGATGGTTTCGATAAAAGCATGATAGAATAATGTCATCATGGTCTTATCTATATTAAAATGGTACAATTTTCTCAAACAGTATAGACGCTGTTGTCCTTTTTTACAGACAGCCTCACAATTCTCCTGGAAATTTAATTTAGAGTCAATAATTGTCCCTAGGTATCTATAGGATTGTACTTGATCCACTAGTTGACCATTTATAGTTATAGCCTCATATCCTGGAGTTTTTCCAAAATCAATGTACATATCCTTTGTTTTGGATATGTTCAATTGAAGGTGCGACTCCTCACACCATTGGACAAAGTCTTCAATTATTGGACCATGGCCTCTGTCATTTTTATGGAGCAAACTCACTATAACGGAGTCGTCCGCATATTTAAtaatgttcctatttacatattTGCTCTGACACATGTTTGTATATAGAATGAACAGAAGGGGTGAAAGTATGCACccctgtgctgtgaagtaatgtctggctatgtgagacaagcgtctagcaacattgttgtggatgctccttcagcgcgctttggaagagggtctggcaaaaCGAGACTATGGACACCTCcgtgaactttgagtctggggaggagggggcgggggagacgactctctccagtattttgaatttgtactgcagtaactatttcaaacactagctgtcagtattacatattgcacctttaatgctTGAGtagtgttgagttattttgctgttgcacTAATTGCTAATTAAGCATTCATATTTTTAGCTGTCGGCAAATCGGCCCTGAGCTGTCAACATGTCGACACTGATctcattccaccactggagcACTGTATCCGAACAAGGTAAGGCTATTTTGGCATTTCAAACACAGACATATGCCCAACCTGCACAGTAATGTCTGCAGATCCTGAAAACAACCATAAAAAGagctggggtctcatttataaaactatgcataggatccttactataagtgtatgtatgcccaaaagcccaaaaaaaagtctgatttataaaaccgtgtgtacgcacacctgtaagcaatgttccctttataaatcacagattacctacaagcgtgcgtacgtggatcagccttttatcccgccctgtacacgcccatttttaaccataaatagtcaatgcaaagtagggctttgacttttgcccaaAAATCATATTGGAAGttcgtttgtttattaatattaatattcgaatatattcaaatatttattaatattttgaccattaaatgccttcagtaagactTATATTGGTATCAGACTTcgtatatgttctgtccaccagagggcagtgtatcaGTCAATAGGCGTGCAatgatgttttcagaagaaaaacacactacaGGGGACACAACAATTC from the Sander vitreus isolate 19-12246 chromosome 9, sanVit1, whole genome shotgun sequence genome contains:
- the mindy4 gene encoding putative ubiquitin carboxyl-terminal hydrolase MINDY-4 isoform X2, which encodes MGLRRTIACMDEEHPRTEASINNRSHLRHILNMEGLYRNNKALNSPLKTLLEIIVKHHIEGLKNDEITCSKSDPLQSARTMSWIANSSAVSPTVMNDTQTEDSTTASVISKHVKLRSDIGEVCPSQPLYASLLPETDRLSSQNLTGFWAYDSEDQKRQPLMASLQDNDSFIRREPEKKTSTTDSTQRSRTNRIRRGMMAGPIASTSQKSNKKRQNQRLEVSQKKEENRHAGDGLLVADVHQKSSESSLTEITSVDCVGVQRELCIAQERVQRENSFEKVRQDTLKTTKVKSLPRPNVADLDVSEMVLDDIDDDDDLRELSKVSFQRTVAEHSCAGRPMDQHTAMVGDLDQCFFRNAFAFDFLFSVFVFQQELKAVLLGSSLHCFSVEWRNQGFTFSETHDLRYGIVQKKGGPCGVLASIQAFVLKKLLFENFESSDTGLQRLRPSNTTRRMCLVLAAAEILWRAGEGKQATIAINSGQNQFTPTGHYKSRGVLEKITCFTVDNIKDLQLLLERHIDQFETGVLGCILLTISAVLSRSIDKVREDMDVPTTTLIGAHGYCTQELVNLLLCGRAVSNVFDNDMELDSGNSNMTLLKGVKGHCDVGLLSLFEHYNICKVGAYLKTPCYPIWVVCSESHFSVLFGLQQELLTNQNKGLEFDLYYYDGLANQQEEIRLTVSVGKSALSCQHVDTDLIPPLEHCIRTRWKDAFVNWNGTEPIL
- the mindy4 gene encoding putative ubiquitin carboxyl-terminal hydrolase MINDY-4 isoform X1, whose protein sequence is MAASVEEVSLSVVREYLSRKGLRRTIACMDEEHPRTEASINNRSHLRHILNMEGLYRNNKALNSPLKTLLEIIVKHHIEGLKNDEITCSKSDPLQSARTMSWIANSSAVSPTVMNDTQTEDSTTASVISKHVKLRSDIGEVCPSQPLYASLLPETDRLSSQNLTGFWAYDSEDQKRQPLMASLQDNDSFIRREPEKKTSTTDSTQRSRTNRIRRGMMAGPIASTSQKSNKKRQNQRLEVSQKKEENRHAGDGLLVADVHQKSSESSLTEITSVDCVGVQRELCIAQERVQRENSFEKVRQDTLKTTKVKSLPRPNVADLDVSEMVLDDIDDDDDLRELSKVSFQRTVAEHSCAGRPMDQHTAMVGDLDQCFFRNAFAFDFLFSVFVFQQELKAVLLGSSLHCFSVEWRNQGFTFSETHDLRYGIVQKKGGPCGVLASIQAFVLKKLLFENFESSDTGLQRLRPSNTTRRMCLVLAAAEILWRAGEGKQATIAINSGQNQFTPTGHYKSRGVLEKITCFTVDNIKDLQLLLERHIDQFETGVLGCILLTISAVLSRSIDKVREDMDVPTTTLIGAHGYCTQELVNLLLCGRAVSNVFDNDMELDSGNSNMTLLKGVKGHCDVGLLSLFEHYNICKVGAYLKTPCYPIWVVCSESHFSVLFGLQQELLTNQNKGLEFDLYYYDGLANQQEEIRLTVSVGKSALSCQHVDTDLIPPLEHCIRTRWKDAFVNWNGTEPIL
- the mindy4 gene encoding putative ubiquitin carboxyl-terminal hydrolase MINDY-4 isoform X3 — protein: MAASVEEVSLSVVREYLSRKGLRRTIACMDEEHPRTEASINNRSHLRHILNMEGLYRNNKALNSPLKTLLEIIVKHHIEGLKNDEITCSKSDPLQSARTMSWIANSSAVSPTVMNDTQTEDSTTASVISKHVKLRSDIGEVCPSQPLYASLLPETDRLSSQNLTGFWAYDSEDQKRQPLMASLQDNDSFIRREPEKKTSTTDSTQRSRTNRIRRGMMAGPIASTSQKSNKKRQNQRLEVSQKKEENRHAGDGLLVADVHQKSSESSLTEITSVDCVGVQRELCIAQERVQRENSFEKVRQDTLKTTKVKSLPRPNVADLDVSEMVLDDIDDDDDLRELSKVSFQRTVAEHSCAGRPMDQHTAMELKAVLLGSSLHCFSVEWRNQGFTFSETHDLRYGIVQKKGGPCGVLASIQAFVLKKLLFENFESSDTGLQRLRPSNTTRRMCLVLAAAEILWRAGEGKQATIAINSGQNQFTPTGHYKSRGVLEKITCFTVDNIKDLQLLLERHIDQFETGVLGCILLTISAVLSRSIDKVREDMDVPTTTLIGAHGYCTQELVNLLLCGRAVSNVFDNDMELDSGNSNMTLLKGVKGHCDVGLLSLFEHYNICKVGAYLKTPCYPIWVVCSESHFSVLFGLQQELLTNQNKGLEFDLYYYDGLANQQEEIRLTVSVGKSALSCQHVDTDLIPPLEHCIRTRWKDAFVNWNGTEPIL
- the mindy4 gene encoding putative ubiquitin carboxyl-terminal hydrolase MINDY-4 isoform X4, whose protein sequence is MDEEHPRTEASINNRSHLRHILNMEGLYRNNKALNSPLKTLLEIIVKHHIEGLKNDEITCSKSDPLQSARTMSWIANSSAVSPTVMNDTQTEDSTTASVISKHVKLRSDIGEVCPSQPLYASLLPETDRLSSQNLTGFWAYDSEDQKRQPLMASLQDNDSFIRREPEKKTSTTDSTQRSRTNRIRRGMMAGPIASTSQKSNKKRQNQRLEVSQKKEENRHAGDGLLVADVHQKSSESSLTEITSVDCVGVQRELCIAQERVQRENSFEKVRQDTLKTTKVKSLPRPNVADLDVSEMVLDDIDDDDDLRELSKVSFQRTVAEHSCAGRPMDQHTAMVGDLDQCFFRNAFAFDFLFSVFVFQQELKAVLLGSSLHCFSVEWRNQGFTFSETHDLRYGIVQKKGGPCGVLASIQAFVLKKLLFENFESSDTGLQRLRPSNTTRRMCLVLAAAEILWRAGEGKQATIAINSGQNQFTPTGHYKSRGVLEKITCFTVDNIKDLQLLLERHIDQFETGVLGCILLTISAVLSRSIDKVREDMDVPTTTLIGAHGYCTQELVNLLLCGRAVSNVFDNDMELDSGNSNMTLLKGVKGHCDVGLLSLFEHYNICKVGAYLKTPCYPIWVVCSESHFSVLFGLQQELLTNQNKGLEFDLYYYDGLANQQEEIRLTVSVGKSALSCQHVDTDLIPPLEHCIRTRWKDAFVNWNGTEPIL